The Victivallis sp. Marseille-Q1083 DNA window ACTTCCAAACTTCAACCCCATGAAATTCAGGTGTCCTTTGATCCGGTTTTTGACCCTGGTTATATTGCCGGTCAGTTTCGTTTCACGTCTGACCAGGTTTCTCAATTCCAAATTATCTTCAGGCGGAATATAGATCCCTTCCAATGTCCGGTTCTCCAGTTCCCGCGCCAATTTTCGGCTGTCCACCGCATCGTTCTTGCGGTCGCGCTCCTTGCCGCTGGTCGGCACGTCCGCCGGGTTGATTACGATATTCTCAATCCCGAGCTCACACAATCGCCGGTGCGCCCAGAATCCGCTGAATCCTGCCTCGTAAACGCTCCGGTACTCGGCGCCCGGATAGTTCATCTTCAGATACTTCGCCAACATCTCAGGGCTCGGATTCATGCTGAACTTGTCCAGTTCACGGTGGCAATGCCGCAAATTCACCACCCAACTTTCCTTGTGCACATCAATTCCGACAAATATCACTTGACCTTCGAACGATACCGTGCTACATTTTCTCATGGCTGATGTCTCCTTTTGTGATGTTTTAACTGTCTGCATGACTCTGTCCGTCAGAGCCGATGTCTTATTTTACAGTATCACATCTTTGAGAATCAGCCTCTTTCATTTCATAACCGCTACCTCATTCCTTTTTACCATAGCAACTGTTTTCCATCTCACCTCGGGCGCAATAGACTTTTTCATAAAGATATTGTCCATCATCATCAAGATTGGTGACGATAAAACGATTATTCGGTCCGGGGGAGTTGAATTCCGCTTTGGCAATCACCCGGCGCGGGTATTTCCAAGTTCCTGCCGCATATTCGAACTGAGTAAACAGTTTTGCTTTTTCATGTGTTTCGTTGTAAAGTGCTTCCGCTTTCACTTGAAGATCTTTTGATAATTCCAGCAAACGTGGATTTTTCGCCAATCCGACAATATATTTGACCTCATTTTTATCACACCAGTTCAGCATTTTCTGCCGACAAAAGCCACTGTCTCCCCGGAAAATAATCTTAACCTTCGGCCATTTCTGCCGAAAGCGCTTTACCAGTAGCGAGAGAATCGCCCAGGCATGCTTGGCCGCATCAATTTTTGATGGACGCAAATAAGCCACAAGCAATTGATCCCCGCAGAAAACATACAACGGCAAAAAGCAATAGTGGTCATAATAGCCATGAAAAAAGCGATTTTCCTGCATCCCGTAAGTGAGGTCATCGGTAGCATCGAAATCAAGAATCAATTCTCGAGGCGGCGTGGAAAAACTTTCGATAAAGAATTCGACAAACAATCGGCTCAAATCTACGCAAGCACGACGATCGATTCCATTTTCGAATCGACATAAAGTGCTTGGAGTGGCGAGTTGACGATCACGACCGACAACAGTTTGAATCAGCGGATCAGTTCGCAATTCATGATGGTCATTGAGATCTTCATGGCCGGCAACCAAACCAAAAACTCGTTGACGAAGCATGCTCAGATAGGAATGCTCAACTTTTCCGGGCTGTCGAATATCAAAAGAATCCAGCAGGTTACCGGCGCGCCGGGTCAAACCGAGTTTGCGGTCGAATTCTTTCACAAAAAGCAACCCGCCGTCACTGCTGATATCTCCACCGGCGAAATTGAATTCAATTTTTCTGCTTTTCGGACCTTGAAAGACCGGAATCGAAACATTACATTTTGTCATTGGCAGACCTCGGCGTTATATTGTGATGTAAGATATTACAATATAATACGTTAGTCGAGAATCTGCCTCTTTGTTTTTGAAAATTTACGCAATATTCAGGCTAGAATTCGCCGTTGAATTCGACTTCCAGCCACATCCGGCGGTAGATTTTCGGGTATCCCTCGTAGGCGTCCAGGCTTCGCAAATGGCGATCCGTGATGAGGTAAAGCACGCCGTCGACGCTTTCGCCCTCCGCAAAGTCAATGTCGGCGTAAAGGCGCTCCGTCAGGCGGTAGTTCGGCAGTCGCGCCGCGCCCAGTGCTCGCGCGCCGGGACATCGTTTCTGCATGCGCACCGGCTCCATGTTGCTCCCGTAGGCAAGGTACAAAATCAGGCTGTTCATCGTGGCTCCGTGTTTCGCCGGCAGGGAAATCCCCGCCGGCATGATGTTTTGATCAAAATGCAACATACTTCCAGTCGGGCGGTGGAAGCGGATTTTTCTTGAGGTCGACGAATTCGACGTTGCGCGAAAAAAGGCATCGCGGAACCTGCGCGTCGGCAAAATCGCCGTCCTCGGTGGTCGCTACGATCAGGGCGTTGCCCGCGATCACCGTCGGTCCGGCGAGCCGGAATCCCCAGGTCTGCGGCTTCAAGCGCGCTTCTTCGTCGCAGACCAAGGTGTGGTTTTCACCCAGATCCACGCACTGGATCATCTCGTATCCGATCTGTTGGTAAAAAGCGTGCAGTTCGTTTTCGAGTTGGATTTCCTCCACCTTCTGTTCCATCGCGTTGATAAAAATCGCTCTCATTTGGCACCTTTTCGATTTGGTTTTCTGAACTGTCATACATTGCCATGAAAGTCCTTGAATAGCAAGCGCATATAAAACTATAATTCTTTTATTATCAAGGCTTTTCGATTATTCCATTGGTGTCGTTGTCCGTTGTCTGCAAATCGGCGTCCTCCAGCTCGTAATGGGCGAATCCGAGGACGGTCAGCCGTTGCAGGAAAAGTTGCGCCGCCTTTGCTGGATCGGCGGGAAGTTCGTACTTTTCCTGCCCGACAAAACTCAGCGTCTGGCGCATGAACGCCACCGGCTCCAGATGGCTGTTGAACGGGTTCTGCTTCATCGCTTCGACGATTTCAAACGCGGTCGCGCCGGTGAAAAACTCGCCGGTGCATTCGACGGGATTGCCTTCAAAATCGGTGTCGTGAATTCGGATTTTCATCATTCGCTCGCTCCTTACGTTGGGCGACGTTTGCGCACATTCGCGCCTGTCGCCGCGGTTAGCTTTTTTCTGATCCAGCGGGGGTTCTGCTCGATGCATAAAATCGAACGTTACCCCTTAACTTCGCAACCGTAGTCATATTTTTTATTACCATTGCGTGCGGTTGCCTCATAAAAAATCTGCGATTTTGGCGAGTTCGACTTCAACGGCGACTTGCTATCCAAGTCAAGTCGTGCTCAGTCAAAACCGCGAGATTTATTCCAACTTTATTGTCAAACAGCGGCTTGCTTGTCAGGCAAGCCATGCTCACTGCAGAGCGGGCTTTCGCCCGCCCGCCTGCGTTCCTTTTTTACTCCGGTCTGCCGTTCTTCCAAGCGGCGCTTCCCGGCATCCGTTTCAAAAGGTGCATCCGCACGTTTTTGAACTCGTCGCCGATCATCCCGAGGCGCAGGAGGAACACCCGCGTGTCGTACTTGGCGCTTGCCTCGTTGTAAGGGCGCTGGTTTTTCGTGCTCGCCGCGCGCGCGGTTTTGGCGAGCGCCGCAATCCCGAGGCAAAGGGCGATGTGCGCCTTGACCTCGCCAGCGTGCGTCGTGCCGTTGAAAAGGCGGAACTCCACCGTGCCGGTGCGCCACACGTTGTTGAGGTTGATTGCACGGTAGCGGGCGCTGTCATAATGGCTCGGGTTCGGGTTTTCGTAACCGAATCACGCGCGGTTCAGCGCTTCGCGGCTTTGCGGTTTCGCCGCTTCGAGGCGCTCGATGAAACTGCGGTTTGTCCGGCGGGTGTAGTTGTTGATCCGGCGCTGAAGCGTTCCGGCGGCTTTCAAAATCAGCTCTTCCTACTTGTAAAAAATCCGCGCGAGGTTCGCGATCTGGCGGGCGGAAAATTCGCTGACTCCGACGTGGACGTGCTGGCTGGTGCATTCCGGTGTTTTTGCGCCCGCTTTGCGAAGCTCGCGCACCACTGCTTGGAGGGTTTCGAGGTCTTCCCATTTCAGGATCGGCGTCACCACTTCGGCGCTGGTCGCGCAGCTTCCGAGGCTACCGTCGGAAACCGCTTTCCATTCGCGCCCGTCGGGTGCGAAAACCCTCCAAGTGTCGTAAGCGCCGCCGGTGTACCGGACGCTTCCGCCGACCACGCTGTGGATCGCTTTTGCCGCGCGCTCGCGGGAAATTCCGGTGTACTCCAATTCCGTCCCGAAGGAAAGTTCCTTCGCCGTCGCCATCGTGTTGTTGCTCATTGTTGCCTCCGTTGTTAGGTCTGAGCTTTTTTCGTCGTCCCGCGCAGTTCCAAGCTCCGCACTTCGTACTATTCATAACTTACCATGGAAAGCATTTATAGCGAGTAATTTATGCAAGATAAGCCGATAATAAACATTGATAATAAAGACGTTGCATGCTTAATTTTCGGCATGTCTCCGATATGGAATTATGCAAGCGAAATCCATGAAAATATCAAAAAAAGATAATTGGCATTCTCCCGCAGAGAGGTAATAAAAATATGCCCACATTTGCGCACTAAGCCCCCAACGTTCGCTGATCTAGGGGCGGTCTGAACCGCCCTGATGCTGAGTAAAAATAAAAGCCCGGCAAAGGGCGATTGTGCGCGATTGTTGAGGGGATGACGTTGCATGAATACATCTTTTCATTGATAAGTATAGCCGAAAACAACACAACCTTTCAACAAAAAACTTGACTATTTACAAAAACACGTTACATTATTGACATGTTGGACCGACATACGGTGCTACTTTTCAGTGAAGTGAGGTATTTTATGATAATCAAACGGGATCAATATCTGCAAAAACTTATTAATCGCCAATGGAATGGTCTTATCAAGGTCATTACCGGAATTCGTCGTTGTGGCAAGTCTTACCTTTTGCGTAATATTTTCAAAGAATATCTTTTGTCCCAAGGGGTAAAACCAGAACAGATTATTCATTTGGAACTAGATTTGACCAGCAATATTCGTTACCGCAATCCGCTTGAGCTGGCGCAGTATGTTCATGATCGCATTGACGGGAAAAACGAAAAGTTTTATCTCTTTATTGATGAAATTCAGATGTCCGAACCGGTAAAAAATCCATACCTTCCTGATGGCAAGAAAATAACATTCTATGATACCTTGAATGATTTTAAAGCAATGCAAAACCTTGATGTCTATGTCACTGGCAGCAATTCAAAGATGCTTTCCACTGACATTCTTACCGAATTTCGTGGTCGTGGTGATGAAATCAGGATTCATCCGCTTTCCTTTGCTGAATTTTATTCTGCAATCGGTGGCGATAAACAGGAAGCATTCAAACAATATGCTTATTATGGCGGAATGCCGCTGGTTCTCATGCAAAAGGATGATGGGGAAAAATCAGCATATCTGACTTCGCTTTTTTCAGAGGTTTATTTGAAGGATATTATTGAGCGTAAAAAGATTGAATACCCGGATGAACTGTCGCAAATTTTAGATTTGCTCTGTTCGTCTATCGGATCGCTTTCTAATCCCTCTAAAATCGCCGATACCATTCGTTCGAGAAAAGGGGTAAAAGTCTCTGCAAATACATTAAAGAGTTACTTGGAATATCTGAAAGATGCGTTTTTGTTCTGCGAGTGCAAGCGTTATGATGTAAAGGGAAAAGCATACTTTGAATACCCCATGAAATATTATTGTGAGGATATTGGGTTACGCAATGCCAGAACTGGTTTTCGCCAAATGGAAATGACTCACATCGTGGAAAATATGATCTGTTCGGAATTACGGCAGAGAGATTTTAATATTGATGTCGGCATCGTCTACAAAAATGGAAAAAGTAAAAACGGATCCAATATAAAAATTTCGCGTGAAATCGACTTTATAGCATCAAAAGGTAATAGAAAATTTTATATTCAGTCTGCCTTTGCGATGCCAGATGAAGAAAAAAGGGTAACCGAATTAAAACCATTTTCGTTAACTGGAGATTCATTTCCGAAAATAGTTGTTCGTCAGGATATCGGAAATCCATGGTATGATGACAGTGGTTTTTTGAATATTGGGCTGATTGATTTTCTACTCGATACATCCTATCTGAATTGAAATTGGATCTATGACAAAAAAAGCGCCCGGCAAAGGGCGTTTGTGCGCGATTGCCGGGCTATGCGTTATTCGGGAACTTCGACGGCCACGTCCTTGATCGACAACTCGGTCAGCTTTTTCTGAAGCGCGTCATACGACTTCTTGGCGGCGGCTTTAAGCTGTACTGCCTGTTCGTGCGTGATTTTTCCGTCGGTCACCATAGCGTCGATTTTCTGTTCGACGAGGGTTGCGCCGCCTGCGGTGTAGGCGATGTCGAGCACCGTGCCTACGGTTTTGTGGATCGCGGCGACCTTTTCCTGCGTGAAGTAACTGCATCCGCACATGGTTCCCATGCCGAGGGCAAAGGCGATGAGGAGAGCAAAAACGGCGGTGATTTTCTGGGTTTTCGTGGTCATAAAAATTCCTTTGTTTTGAGTTAGAGACCGAAGAATGACACGGAAAACGATTTGTTGTCCGACCAATTCGGCGCTCTGATTTTGGTGGCTTCGGCTTTGACAGCGCCTACCGTTGTGCCGTTATTGCGCTTGAGTGATTTTTTTTCGTTCGGCTCGTAGAATTCGCGGTAGACGATATTCTGAGCACATCCGGCGGTGAGCAAAAAAAACACCACCCCGATTGCGGGGATGAGCCGCTTATACATCCTGAATCTCCTTCTTTTTCCGGCATACGGCACAGTCGCATGGGGCAATCCAACCAGACCAGCCAAAGTGTTGGCAGACATTCCCGAAGCGGCGCGCCTGATTCATCACGATCCAACGGCGCGGATTGTACCATCCGAACTGCGTCTTGGCGACGCGGTAGCCGTTGCGTTTGAAGCGGTCGTTGGAGGCGGTAAACTTTTCTTTGCTCTGATCGCTTTCGTGCTACTCAATGTCGTGGATGAACGCAATGACCGCGAGGCTCGGATGCAGTACGAAAATGGCGTTTCTCAGCCATTCGGGGAAAGCGTCCGGTCCGATGCCGTTGTAGATGGAGCAGAGTTCCTGCATATTGTATTTTGCGATGATTTCACGGTTTTCTAGCTGAAACTCCTCAGCAAGACGCTTCAGCTCTAAAATCTCTTTGAGTCGATTCATGAATTGATTACTCCAAGGTGAATTTGGGATCGATATAGAGGAATCCCGCCTGCGAATACCAGTTGAAATGGATTTTTACATCGATGGCGGCGGTCGTGTGGATGGTGACCGGGATTGTTAGCACGTACTGGGTCAAGCCGGAATCGTTGTTCCACGTGCTGACGGTATCCGGCGACCAACTGCCGTCGGTGGAGCTGTAATACACATCCGCGCCGTCGCCGTTGGGGACGGATAACTGCACAATCAGTTTTTTGTACAGCTCAGTTAAGTCGCTCAGATTTTTGGCGGCGGCGTAGATTTTCAACGTCTTGACACCGGTTGCCGTTGGGGTGATTTGAATTCCCTTGAACGGCGCACGTCCCAGCGACAAATCGGTGGTGGCGTTATAGCTGTTATTCCAGATTTTCAAACTCGCCGGTGCTCCGCCGGTGCGATAAACATTCCACGTGTCGCAGATGCAGTTTTCGGTGCGGTGGACGAAATGCCCATCATCAGTTTCGCTTCCGCAAATGATGCCGTAGGCGTTGTTGGTGGAGCTCGAACTGATAGTATTACTGCGAAGCGGCGCATTGGAAGCGTCAACATACAAAAAACAGTAATCGGAATAGCTGGACGCGACTCCAATATCGTTGACATCACACCGCCGCAGGCTGCGGCGTTTTCTTTGCCCAGCGTCAACTGGCGGACTCGCACGGTCGAATTGTCTTTGACATAGATAGCGTACCCCGGATACCACGTCGCCACGGAATCCAAATCCGCAACCATGCCACAACAGCGCACCGAACCCTTAAACCGGCTGTTTGCCATTTGCAAATTGCTTCCATAAAAGGCGCCGCCGCGCGGATGGTTGACAGTAATATTGTCCGCCAGCACACTCTCCGCGCCGCCGTAATAACTGGAAAAATTCAGCTCCAAAGCGGCGTAGTAATTCAGATTTGAGCTGCTTTTCAAAGTGCTGTAATACATGCCGTTGCCGGAGGAGTCCAAGCCGTTGGTTTCCGCCATTTGAATGGTCACATTCTGAATGACTTTCTCGTAACCCGGAACACTGTTGCCGCTTCCCGCCATTCCGCCGGAGGAACTGCCGCTGAAGCTGAACACGCGACCGGCACTCTCAATCAGCCAGCATTCCGGCAGATTTACAGTGATATTTTCCACGCGAAATTCATCGGCATTGGCGCAACTCATCAGGGGCGACGCCACGGATAATTTAGCCGGAGCGCTTCCGAGCTGACGCACGGTTTCAACCCGGATATTGCGCATGCACACATGGCTGTAGCCGGAACCGGAAAAAAGTTGCGGCAGATATTCATAAGTGCCATTCAAAAGCAGATTGAAGGTGATGTTTTCAAACGAGGCAAACATCCCGCTCCCCGAATTCGACATTTGAAGCGGAACACCCACGGAGCCGCTTGGACCGCCGGAACCGTATTGCGAAGTCGTCACAAAGACCTGCACATTGCTGACGGCGACATAATTTGCCGTTTCGAGGTAAACGCTGTGGATACTGCCGGAACCGTAGCCGCCCGAATTGGCAACATGGTTGATGATGGTGTTTTTCAAACTGAACACCCGTGCCGATTTGACATGCACAAAGGCGCGGCTGTAACTGGTGGTCACCGGTGTAGTATAGCTGGACAATTCAAGATTGACGCCCTTTGCGCCGAATTTACAGTGGTCAACCGAAATCGCGCCAATATTCGTTGTATTGGTGAACGCAAATACCGGTTGAGTTGCCATGGTTGCATCCCGAAAAAGGTAGATGAGGTTCAAGGCAAAGTTCTTGATGTTCGGCAACGAGAGATACTCACTGGAGGTCACCGCTTTGACATTGGCATATTCGGCACTGTCAGCGCCCCATGCGCTCTGCCCCGCCGACGGCATCAGTTTATAAAAATGGTCAGTCGCCTTGGGCATGCCGATGAAGAGTAAATTTGCTACCGAGCAAGTTCCCACCGGCAATGTCACCGCTGAAGTTTCCGCCGTGCGTCGGATCAGATAGCAGGTGTTTTCCGCCAACGCCGAAGATGTTGCCGGCAGAGTTTTCAGCGCTTTCGCCGGCGTTGTGCCATTGCCGGCAGTGGCAATCGACGGGTCGACGTAAACCACATTAAAATCAATATTGGAAAAGTACATATCACTCCTTAACTGAAAATTTGATACTGAGTTTCGGCATTGATTGGCGAGGCGATTTCAGCAGGCGGAATTTGGGTCAGTCCGTCACCGGATGAGCCTCCTGAAATGGAGCTGGAAGACTCCAGTTGATCCGAGAATACTGCATAACTGGTGGCTTCCACAGCAATGCCACTTCCTCCTGAAACGCTTCCCCATACCAATGCGCCGTTTTTAACGGTTAAGACTTCTCCCTCCGCGCCCATCGGAATCGACCGGATCACGCCGTTGATGGTATAAAGCACAGCGGGCCGGGTCGATAGCGGTATGGATTCGGCATCAAACGGACTGGAGGCAACTTGAATGCGTGAACCGTTGTGATCGACATAGATTTCACGCTGGTCGGTTACCACAATAAATTGTCCGTTTGACACCGAGGTGCTGGAGAGTTGAGCCTTCGTCCCGATTTTAGGTCTGAAGACTGCCATGAATGATCCTTACCCCAAGGTTTGCCAGGTCAATGCGGCGGCGACAGCGGCTTCGGTTGCCAGCGTCGAAACGCTGGGCGTTGCCGCGAGCGTTGCGCCGCCAATCTTTTTGCCACTGGCGGAGGCGTCGCCGGTGGCGCTTGCCACAATGATTTGTGCGCTCGCAGAGGCGGCAACCTTTGCCATTTTGCCGTTCGCCGTTGTCTGGGCGGTGTTGGCGGCAGTTTGTGCAGTGCTTGCCGCAGTTCCGGCATTGGTGGCCTTGGTGTCAATGGCACTGGTCACGGCACTTACAGCTTTGGTTGTCAGGACATCGGTATCCAGATTGGTGAGCGTCGTCACAATTTTCTTATCGATACGCACGGCGTTGCCGGTCGCATCGCCGGTCAGAAGAGTTCCGGCAGTACCGGCAACTTTACTCATCTTGGATGAAATATAGATTCGGCAATTAACATACGTGCAATATTTGCTTGATGGTGTATATTATCATCATGGAAACTCAAGATGCCCGAAAACTCGATAAGGTCGCTCTTGAAGAGCGGCGCAAGCAGGCCGTGAGATTGTATCAAAGCGGCAAATGTAATAATTGTACAGAAATCGGAAAAATCGTCGGAGCGCACCGCAACACGGTGGGCAAGTGGATAAGCAGGTGGAAAAAAAGCGGCTTGCCTGCTTTGAAAGTAAAGAAATGCGGTCGTCCAGTCGGCTTTGGACGCCGTCTGCTTCCGCATGAAGAGAGTAAGATACGGAAAGATTTGGTCGATCATTGTCCGGATCAGTTAAGATTGCCATTTGCGCTCTGGACTCGTCAGGTGGTACGGTTGCACATCAAAATTTCCTTTGGAATCGAAATACCAGTCCGAACCATGGGGGAGTACTTGAAACGCTGGGGATTTACGCCGCAAAAACCAGTTAAGAAAGCTTATCAGCGCAATGAGGCGCACGTTCAAAAATGGCTGATTGAGGAGTATCCCCGAATCAAAAAGCTGGCAAAATCAGAAGATGCGGATATCTTTTGGGGGATGAAACAGGAATTCGCAATGACGAGGCCAAGGGCCGCAGTTATGCACCGAAAGGCAACACCCCGGTGCAAGCAGTCAATCCGGTACGCGAACAAGTTAATATGATCAGCGCGATTACCAACCAGGGGAAAACTCATTTCATGTTTTACAGCGAAACGATGACGGCTCAACTCCTGATCCAATTCATGGAACGTCTGATTCGTCAAAATGAGCGGAAAGTGTATTTGATTCTGGATAACCTGCAGGTTCACCACAGCAAAACGTTGACTGGTTTTCTGCAGGAAAACGCGGCTTTCATCAAGTTATTTTTCTTGCCGAGCTACAGTCCCGACCTGAACCCGGATGAATATCTCAACCGCGACTTGAAATCAAATCTGAGCAACAAGCCCTTGGGGCGCGCCAAAGGAAAAATAACCGAACATGCCAAGCAACATATGGAAATGATAGCTGAACAGCCGGAACGAATCAAGAAATTATTCCATTCCAAGACTGTTTTATATGCAAGTTAGTTAGTTGCCGGTACAATATTGGGTAAATATCATGCCGTTTGTATTTAAAAAATCACACAAATGTTTGTTCCCGGTCACCGGACAGGAGGGCGTTTTTATCCGGTGGAGATGAAAAAGAACGCCAATCACGGACAAGGACGCGGCAAAGCTCTTTTCCAAGCCGGGGAGGCCGGGGAACATACCGGCGCCGGTGCGCTCCGGCCGGATATGAAAGGATGCAAATGCCTTTCCCTGAAAAACGGAAATTCAAAGCATCCGCATTTGAAACGGAAGATGCGCTGAAAGTCAGGCTTCAGCATTGCCGACGCTTTTTCCCGGCCTGTCTGTCGGGCTATGGCTTGTCTCCGCTCCCGTTTCCCGAGGCTTCACTGTGCGCCGGGGGCGTGATGCCGGCCGGATCGGATTTGCAGTAATGGTCGATGATCGCCTGCAGGGTACGCAGCGTGATCGGTTTCAGCAGGATATCCTGGAATTCCTCCGGTTTCTCCCCGACGATCTGCGAGTCCGCCGTTACTGCAATCACCGGAATTCCGGCGGCGCCCGGCGCCGCGTGGATTTTCTGCGCCAGCTCGTCTCCGTTCATTCCGGGCATCCAGAGGTCGGTCAGTACCAGGTCGAATTCACAATCCCGGGCCAGCAGCGCCAACGCTTCTTCACCGGACGTCGCCAATACGCATGCCGCCGGTACTTTGCGCAGCATCGCCTGCAGCACCTTCAGATTCATCACCACATCGTCGACCAGCAGTATCCGGACTCGATCAGCTCCGGTGAACTGCCCGTCCGCGGGGGAAACCGCAGGCGCAGCCGTTTCGCCTTTTTCATAGCGGATGCCGGCCAACCGGATCGTAAACGTGCTGCCCTTCTGAGGAACACTGGTCAGGTCGATGGCGCCGTTCATCTTTTTTACCAGCCGTAAAGAAATCGCCAGTCCGAGGCCGGTGCCTTCGTAAACCTGATTGCCGCGGGTGGCGTAGCTCTGGACAAACGGATTGAAAATCGCCTTCTGGTCTTCCTCGGAAATCCCGATCCCGGTGTCGGAGACCTGAATGATGAGTTCTCCGTTTTCCGCGCCGTCCGGAACAAACACCACCTTTACGCCGACCTCTCCGCGATGGGTGAATTTCACCGCGTTGCCGATCAGATTGAGCAGCACCTGACGCAGGCGCAGGGCATCCACATAGAGAACCGGGGGCAACTCGGTGCTGCTGACGTTCAGGGCGATGTCCTTCTCCTTCGCCTTGAGCCGGAACACCGCGGTCATCTCCGCCAGCAACGCCGCCACATCGGTTTTGCCGGGAATGACATTCAACTGGTCGGCTTCCAGCTTGGAAAGATCCAGCACGTCGTTGATCAGGTTCAGCAGCGCGGTTCCGGCATAGTTGATCGACTGCAAATATTCCAGTTGTTCCTCCGGAGCGACGACTTCGGTCTGCAGGAGTTCGGAAAATCCGATCACCGCATTCAACGGGGTCCGCAGCTCGTGGCTGATCGTCGCCAGGAAGAAGCTTTTGGCGCGGTTGGCGTTCTCCGCGTCTTTCAGCGCTTCGGCCAGCTTCCGCTGGATTTTATTGAATTCGGTGGTTTCCACCAGCGTCGCCAGCACATTGACCAGCTTGCCGTCGACGATGATCGGATAGGCGGTCATCTGGTAGTCGCGGCCGTGCAGTTGCATATTTTTGGCATGCTCCCGACGATCGGCGCAGCAGAGCAGGATCGGGCAATCCGGCAGCGTTTTCGGCTGGCCGCAGATGGTCAGCGAAAACGGCTGTGAATACATTTCCTCCTCGGTGGCGCCGGTCAACTCGAATGTGGCGTTGTTGACCCGGACCAGGTTGTTTTCGGCATCGAACAGCATGACCGGGATTTTCATTTTGTCGAACAGCAAAAGTTTTTCCATTTCACTGCTGCGCAGCTGTTCGCGGGTGCGGCGGCGCTCCAGGATAATCTGCACAATGTGCGCGATCGAGGTCAGGAGAT harbors:
- a CDS encoding IS1380 family transposase, producing the protein MTKCNVSIPVFQGPKSRKIEFNFAGGDISSDGGLLFVKEFDRKLGLTRRAGNLLDSFDIRQPGKVEHSYLSMLRQRVFGLVAGHEDLNDHHELRTDPLIQTVVGRDRQLATPSTLCRFENGIDRRACVDLSRLFVEFFIESFSTPPRELILDFDATDDLTYGMQENRFFHGYYDHYCFLPLYVFCGDQLLVAYLRPSKIDAAKHAWAILSLLVKRFRQKWPKVKIIFRGDSGFCRQKMLNWCDKNEVKYIVGLAKNPRLLELSKDLQVKAEALYNETHEKAKLFTQFEYAAGTWKYPRRVIAKAEFNSPGPNNRFIVTNLDDDGQYLYEKVYCARGEMENSCYGKKE
- a CDS encoding gamma-glutamylcyclotransferase family protein yields the protein MHFDQNIMPAGISLPAKHGATMNSLILYLAYGSNMEPVRMQKRCPGARALGAARLPNYRLTERLYADIDFAEGESVDGVLYLITDRHLRSLDAYEGYPKIYRRMWLEVEFNGEF
- a CDS encoding DUF3846 domain-containing protein, encoding MRAIFINAMEQKVEEIQLENELHAFYQQIGYEMIQCVDLGENHTLVCDEEARLKPQTWGFRLAGPTVIAGNALIVATTEDGDFADAQVPRCLFSRNVEFVDLKKNPLPPPDWKYVAF
- a CDS encoding amidoligase family protein gives rise to the protein MSNNTMATAKELSFGTELEYTGISRERAAKAIHSVVGGSVRYTGGAYDTWRVFAPDGREWKAVSDGSLGSCATSAEVVTPILKWEDLETLQAVVRELRKAGAKTPECTSQHVHVGVSEFSARQIANLARIFYK
- a CDS encoding ATP-binding protein, whose translation is MIIKRDQYLQKLINRQWNGLIKVITGIRRCGKSYLLRNIFKEYLLSQGVKPEQIIHLELDLTSNIRYRNPLELAQYVHDRIDGKNEKFYLFIDEIQMSEPVKNPYLPDGKKITFYDTLNDFKAMQNLDVYVTGSNSKMLSTDILTEFRGRGDEIRIHPLSFAEFYSAIGGDKQEAFKQYAYYGGMPLVLMQKDDGEKSAYLTSLFSEVYLKDIIERKKIEYPDELSQILDLLCSSIGSLSNPSKIADTIRSRKGVKVSANTLKSYLEYLKDAFLFCECKRYDVKGKAYFEYPMKYYCEDIGLRNARTGFRQMEMTHIVENMICSELRQRDFNIDVGIVYKNGKSKNGSNIKISREIDFIASKGNRKFYIQSAFAMPDEEKRVTELKPFSLTGDSFPKIVVRQDIGNPWYDDSGFLNIGLIDFLLDTSYLN
- a CDS encoding winged helix-turn-helix domain-containing protein, translated to METQDARKLDKVALEERRKQAVRLYQSGKCNNCTEIGKIVGAHRNTVGKWISRWKKSGLPALKVKKCGRPVGFGRRLLPHEESKIRKDLVDHCPDQLRLPFALWTRQVVRLHIKISFGIEIPVRTMGEYLKRWGFTPQKPVKKAYQRNEAHVQKWLIEEYPRIKKLAKSEDADIFWGMKQEFAMTRPRAAVMHRKATPRCKQSIRYANKLI
- a CDS encoding IS630 family transposase, translating into MGDETGIRNDEAKGRSYAPKGNTPVQAVNPVREQVNMISAITNQGKTHFMFYSETMTAQLLIQFMERLIRQNERKVYLILDNLQVHHSKTLTGFLQENAAFIKLFFLPSYSPDLNPDEYLNRDLKSNLSNKPLGRAKGKITEHAKQHMEMIAEQPERIKKLFHSKTVLYAS